ATTGCGTCCTTCTGCCCGCGAAACAACGATTTCAGCAGGCAGCCTGTTAAGCTGCGTAAGCAGGGAATAATTGTAGATCATATACAGATCATCAGATACTGCCGGCCCCATAAGGCTGGCGGCATCAAAATCACACTCCTCCGAATAGCCGTGAATAACAGTGGTTGTAACAACACTATTTCCTATAGAAGTTATTTTCGCCGGCAGCCCGTCAATATTATACTGGTACAAGTGCGTGGTATGAAGATGCATGCCACTGCTGTCGGCAGTGAAATATTGCATTTCTTCCAGCATCCCGTTAGGGGCGTACGAGAACACCAGCTTATAGCCATTGGTCGCACTGTCTTTGCCGGAAGATGTTACAGTGGTCAGATAGCCATTCGTATAACTGTAAATGGCGGCCGGCTCACCGTTTACCGCTGTGCGTGTCAGTTGTTTATCAGCATAGGCATATGCTGTGAACGATGGCGCCAGCTCATTGTTATAAAATACCTCCGCCAGGGTGCTGTCCGCATTATAGGAATAAATAGCAGTGGTATTGCTGTTCTTAAATTCCACTTTATCAAGAAGATAGGAAGACATATGTGTTGGGGCAATTGCCTGCAGCCCCGACTTGTCCTTTGAACAACTGCCGAGCAGAATGGTGAAAAAAAGGACAATCGCGACACTGGATCTCATACAAGCCTGTTTTCTTACATAAAAGATACATTCCGGTGAATGATCGTTGCATGAAAACACAGATTTTTAAATGGCTATTTTGAAACGGACAAATCGGGTTTTGAGAAAGAATTGCGAAGTTTGTTTTGTCATGGAAAAGAAAAAGCCCGATGTAGACGTAATAGAGAAAGTGCTGGATGCCTGTTATAAGGCCAACCCCGACGCTTTGTTTGTAATGAGTCTCATGCACCAATACGAGGAAAGAGGTAGTTTAAGCAAGAAACAGCTACAGGGACTCTTCGAAAAGGCAAAAAAAGTACGCGATCTGCCACCCAACCTGCTGGCTACCCTGGAAGCCAGGATCTTAAAAATGCCAACCCGGAATAAAGCCCTACCCGATCTGGAAAAAGTGAAAGCCGCCCCCTTCACAAAAGATGCGCATGCCGGCGCGCTTATCAACGACATCCTAACCCGGTATCCCCAGCATAAAAGGGTCTTATTCCTCAAATCCCGCTACGACAATAACGAAGTGTTATCTCCCTCCGAAGTCAGCGAACTCGAAAAGTTCGGTAAAATATTATTGAAATAATACCGCCTGCTCTAAAGAGCTGCATTACTTGGTTACAAAAGCTTCATGCTTTTAAATACCCTCCCGTTATGCGTTTGTTGCTGTTTTTCCTCAGATATATAACAAGTAAAACGCTGATTTACTGAAATATTATATCTAACCGTATGCAGGCACGGTCCTTTTGGCCCCATTTTAAACCTTAGATTATGAGACCTATCTGGACGGGCGCCATCGGTTTTGGCCTTGTAAACATCCCGGTTAAATTATACAGCGCTACACAGGGCAGCGAGCTGGATCTGGATATGCTGGATAAAAAAGACCTTTCCAATATAAAATTCAAAAGAGTGAACGAGAGTACCGGCAAAGAAGTTCCCTGGAGCCAGATTGTAAAAGGATACCTCATGAACGATAAATATGTAATTCTCTCCGATAAGGATTTCGAAAGCGCCAACGCCGAAAAAACAAAAACGATCTCCATATCAGAGTTCGTCAACGAAACGGAGATAGATCCCGTATATTACGAAACTCCCTATTACCTGGAACCCGATAAATCCGGGGTAAGAGCCTATGCCTTGCTGCGCGAAGCTTTGGCTAAAACAGGTAAAGTAGGTGTCGCAAGTTTCGTTATGCGTAACAAAGAAGGCCTGGCAATACTGCGCGCCCAGGACGATGTAATACTGCTCAACCGTATCAGGTTTCACCAGGAAATAAGACCACAGACAGATCTTAACCTGCCTAAAAAATCGTCGGTCAAACCTGCTGAACTGAAAATGGCAATATCCCTTATAGACCAGTTGACAGAACCTTTCGATATCTCAAAATACAAAGACACCTATACCGATCAATTGATGAAGGTCATTAAGGCAAAAGCAAAAGGCGCCAAGCCCAAAGTATCACACCTTAAAGTTGTCCATAAAAAATCCAGTGACCTTCTGTCTCAATTAAAAGCAAGCCTGGGAGGAAGTGGAACCAGGCGGAAGAAGGCCTCATAATCCGGCGACTCTCAATACCTGCAAAAGCAAAGCCTTACAAAAACACAGAAAGGAATGAAGTTGCAGATCTATCAAAAAATGGTAACTTTTGCATTAAAAGAAACCATATGGAAACGGCTGCCAAGATTCTGATCGGTCTTATTGCGATAGAGCATCTTTATATTTTGTGGATGGAGATGTTTGCCTGGGAAACCGCCGGCAAACGTACTTTTAAAAGCTTACCTGAACATTTGTTTAAACCCACAAAAGCCTTGGCCGCAAACCAGGGGCTGTACAATGGCTTTTTATCCGCCGGGTTAATATGGTCTTTGTGTGTCGGCGATATCCAATGGCAGCGGAATATAGCATTGTTCTTTTTAGCATGCGTAGCAATAGCCGGCATCTATGGAGCCGCCACCGCCTCCAGGCGCATCTTCTTTGTACAGGCCCTGCCAGCTATAGCAGGCTTGTTATTGGTATGGCTGAAATAACGTAATTATTTCCAGTCTATAGTAAGATCCCGGTATTCAAATTTGATAGTGCTGCTATGCTTTTCATGAAAATAATCTACAGCAACCAGCTTGAATAGCTGCGTGGACGGTAATACTTTTTTGAAAACAATTGTCGCCTTGATAGGTGTTTCTGTATAGGCGGTATTCGCTCTCCATGAACTACCTATATGAGTATCATCGGTCGGGTATTCATTTCCTTCTGCATCAATGGCCTGCGCCCTGTCAAAAGAAACCCTTTGATTGGGATCATGATTTACAATCGTAAGTGTAAGCGTTACTGTTTGTTCTTTTTTATTACCTTCAACCTTGATAATATTGAAATCAATATTTAAAGAAGTAGCTGTTTTTACAGGGGTAGTGATCTTTAATGCTTTTCGCAGGTATTCATTTTCTTTCTTTACTTCGTCGCAGGCAGATTGAGAAAACGCAGTTGATGGAATGAGAACAATGGCGAAAAAGCATAGAACGCAGTTTAACTGTCTCATAGTGTAATCATTTTACGGTTAATATTGTATTTTTCTTTCGACAATTTACAAAAAATAAAATGATTAACTTTTCCCGCCACTATTTTTCAAATCATACCTGTTAGTACCATTCACCCCCCAAAAACAGGCTCCGCCATTAGGCAATAGCACCGCTTCTGCATCAATTAAAACACTCCCCCCAACAGTTACAAAAGAATGCGCTTTATATACGGCCTTACAAGCCGCCTTAGAGCCGCCCGGGAGCTACTCCCATAAACGAAATCAACTTGATCCCGAATCCCCGCCCACAAATTTTCGAACTGATCCTTTATTTTTCCGGAATTAAAAGGCGCTGACTTATCAGATGAATTTATTGAACAAAGAACAATTGCCTTTAAAGTAAGCGCCATTGATAAAGTGCTTCGCTTACACGTTGCTCCCGCTGCTGGTGTTGAAGGAAAGCTGACAAATGCACATTTCCCGTCATACTTTTGGTGGAATGGCTGGGGATGCTATTCCTATTCAGATGCTACAGAAACTTTACCGGCACTCTCATGTATCTACTACCATTGCTTACCAAGCCAATTTTATTAATCAGGCAGCGGACGATGCATTAGATGCTGTCATTGAAAATCGAGTTAAAAAGAACCCCAAACCATAACATGCCCTAGTTGTTTTTCCAGACCTCTTGCCATCTTTTAAATTCTGATGGTCGTATGTGATACCTGGCAAAATTTCCTTCATGGACTGCCAACAATTCTGTTTCAACCGCTTCAATAAACTTTGTTTGATCTTTGTCAAACAGCTCAGCTTCGCCGTGTATCAAATCTGTTGCTTGTTTAGGAGTTAACGCTTGGGATATGATTTCAGTGATTAGACTTTTTATAGGTTCTCGGTATTCCAATCTGAATGGGTCAGGTTCACCTAACGATTGGCGTAATGCTGCATAACGTTGGGCTGATCTTTCATAAGCCCACATAAATACATCTTTGAAAAGCTCAATCCTGTTTAATTCATAAATACCCATGATGCCCTGTACATAGATCTCACCGGGAACATCTACGAAGGCCAAAGGTGAAAAATTATGTTTGTTCAAAGGAATATTGGCAGCCAGACGTGAAACCCTTTTGTTTACATCGTCAAAAGGCTGTAAGTAGGGCAACTGGACCATGATGAAAAAAGCCTGTTCAAAGGGATTTTCTATCTGGTTAGCTTTATCAAGCAGCAATTCAAACATTTCTTCTATTTGCTGCGGTATGCTTAAAGGAGTAAATACTGAATTACTGATACCCACCCCCATGCTTCTAAGCCGCCCGGATGCTGCCGGATCTGGCAAAAGGTTGCTTGATAACATGGCGTGCAGGTTGGTTAACGTATATCTGTTTAAGCCAATTTCCTCGCTGCCCTGGACAATAAATTCAATAGCATCCTTATGGTTCAGGATCATTTGTGCTTCTGCTGCTGTTTTATTGTCAGCTTCTTCCCCTTGTGAAATCAGGCGTTGTGTATCCAGTAAGCTATATGTATTTCCTTCCAAGCGGCTAGAATTCCAGGACAAGTCTATAAGCAATCTTTGCAAAACTTCTTTAGCGTATGTTCCTGCTGGCTGGTTTAAACGTGCCGTTTTACCCAGAGAGGCGAGTTTGTTTTTATCTTCTGGCGTTAAGTAGCTGTCGATATTTGGGCGATAACTGGTTAGAAATTTCAGGTCATA
This Filimonas effusa DNA region includes the following protein-coding sequences:
- the ku gene encoding non-homologous end joining protein Ku is translated as MRPIWTGAIGFGLVNIPVKLYSATQGSELDLDMLDKKDLSNIKFKRVNESTGKEVPWSQIVKGYLMNDKYVILSDKDFESANAEKTKTISISEFVNETEIDPVYYETPYYLEPDKSGVRAYALLREALAKTGKVGVASFVMRNKEGLAILRAQDDVILLNRIRFHQEIRPQTDLNLPKKSSVKPAELKMAISLIDQLTEPFDISKYKDTYTDQLMKVIKAKAKGAKPKVSHLKVVHKKSSDLLSQLKASLGGSGTRRKKAS
- a CDS encoding DUF1304 domain-containing protein, which codes for METAAKILIGLIAIEHLYILWMEMFAWETAGKRTFKSLPEHLFKPTKALAANQGLYNGFLSAGLIWSLCVGDIQWQRNIALFFLACVAIAGIYGAATASRRIFFVQALPAIAGLLLVWLK
- a CDS encoding Fic family protein encodes the protein MRITKQQLEQELNLVEQSLKKFKDGTSIEDIRQITGLELRTLQRRLKELADQGRISISGQRKSTLYHPIHISYPEVIKDTEDEIVPLSTMGKEIKAIISKPSAKRHPVGYDLKFLTSYRPNIDSYLTPEDKNKLASLGKTARLNQPAGTYAKEVLQRLLIDLSWNSSRLEGNTYSLLDTQRLISQGEEADNKTAAEAQMILNHKDAIEFIVQGSEEIGLNRYTLTNLHAMLSSNLLPDPAASGRLRSMGVGISNSVFTPLSIPQQIEEMFELLLDKANQIENPFEQAFFIMVQLPYLQPFDDVNKRVSRLAANIPLNKHNFSPLAFVDVPGEIYVQGIMGIYELNRIELFKDVFMWAYERSAQRYAALRQSLGEPDPFRLEYREPIKSLITEIISQALTPKQATDLIHGEAELFDKDQTKFIEAVETELLAVHEGNFARYHIRPSEFKRWQEVWKNN